The window tattttttattgagttGTCTAACTTGTTCCACAACGTTTTATTTGAAATATCAGAAAAAGAACCAAGAAATACTGTCCAATAAAATACATTCGAATTTTCTGACATTCGATGTGAAtgaggaagatttttttttagtgtatgacgtccattccatttcagCCATACGTGCattcatttgattaaaaaaaacacgtagCCGCAACTTTACCGTGCGGATGAACTTATTTGGATGATACTGTGGCGTTGTATCATatgaaattgaattatttttctatatttcgCTGGGTTTTGCGTCACGGCTGCCGTAAATGGAAGTTGGGCGTTTTAAAGCCACCCTATTTCCGCAAACATGGCGGCCGTACTGAGCGACGTAGTGGCGCCGGAGGATCTTCTCGTAAGTTTGAAATAACACTTTCCCCCTCATTTCCTGTCGTTTGACAGTTTGCGTTCCGACCGCCGGGCTCGCGTCTAAGACCACTTCCAAGCCGATGGCATTGTTTGGCTCGCTTATTTGTCGCGTCACTTAGCTTGCTAATGCTAATACCCATTGAGAACGCTTTCCGTCAGTCACTCCAAGTCTGAAAAGCTAACACAGCTCAAACATTATTTAAAAGTCTCTGCTCCTCCACTCAACACGTGAAAGTCATCTCACACTCATTTCCCATTGGGAAGACCTCCCATTTAAGTCTtcggtgccattgacaatgatagacgtccaattacgTGCCTCATGAGTCATGATATCTATAAATGCTGGCCGTTTAGTTTTGCtggtcactagtagacgtccgaCCCATTTGAAGAAAGCAAAAGAACGCTCCGTGGAACTAAATCTATTGAACTGCTGCAGAAATTTGAGAAGAAGTACAACAACGAGCTGGCCAAGGGAGCCGTTTCCAAGGAGACCAAGTTTGAATACGCTTGGTGTCTGATCAGGAGCAAATTCACGGACGACATCAAGAAAGGAATCGCCTTGTTGGAGGGTGAGCGCGGTCGGCGCGGTCAACGCGGCCTCCTCGCTAATCCCTCCATTGTTGTCGCCCGGTCCAGAACTGGTCCAGAAAGCCTCCAAGGATGACACGCGGGATTACTTCTTCTACCTGGCCGTGGCCAACTACAGACTAAAGGTGAAAAGTTGGCTGGGGTTTGAAAtgttctgtatttatttatttatgcctGCGGCAGGAATACGAAGAAGCCCTCAAGTACATCCGCATCCTGCTGAGCACCGAGCCCGGCAACAAGCAGGCCTTGGAGTTGCAGGCGCTCATCGACAAGGCCTTGAAAAAAGGTAACATCTTCCGCAACGCAAGCACGCATGCCGACCCTGACACTCACCTTCACTCTGTCCTTGTCCTCTTTTCTAGATGGCTTGGTGGGCATGGCCATCGTGGGGGGGATCGGCCTGGGCGTGGCCGGCTTGGCCGGGCTTATCGGGCTGGCCGTGGCCAAGCGAGGGCCCAAATTCTAACCTCCACTTTCAACTTTTTGCTTCCGGAACGCTACCCGAGCGGAAACTCATTTGCGTTAACGTTGGGCGTCGGTGGCCACCCGTGTACATAACAAAGTCAAATCTAAGCACAACCCCCTCACCCCCTTGCCCCTCCGCCCCCCGATTGAAGCTAAAAGGGAACAATGTGGCATCCCAACTGGAGCTGCTTGTTTTCCCAGGTCATCAATAATAAAAAGAagggagaaaaaacaaacacagaGGAATGTGGAGTTGAGTCACCTGTTCTCGTGTCACAGGAAGTTTACTGTCCGCCGAGTACACGGCGATCTcagtgacaaaaacaaaaagggcgACATGGCCTAGTTGGCTGGCCTCTTGATCACGTCGACCCAAAGATGAATTACAATTTGTCAACGTCATCCTGCGTGAAACAACGTGGGCATTATCAGCCTCGTGGGGCGTTACTGATTAACTGGCCTGACACCCGCATCAAAACTCGCCATCAAAAAACGAGAGCGATTGGCGACAGTCTGTTTGATGACGTGAACGTAAACCCAGTCCTTCGCTAGTCGACGTCCGGTCCTTTTGAAGCGGGAGTCTGGCGGCAAAGGACCGCGCGTGAGACGGAACAGACGCACGCCTATGTTAACTACCGCCGTTGACGTCTCCGCGTCATCCGAAATCACTGACTTTGACACGCGTGTTTGGCCCCGTCGTCAATATTTGCGGACCGGGCTGTCATAGTCGTGTTTCTTATgctttatgttttttatttgatctgCGCTCAATGACCGCGAGGTAAATTGGAGGGCGTGAAAAATGGAGGAATTCGAAGTTGTTGATTTCCCGGATAAGAGAGATGCAATAAAAAGTGTTTTACCTTAAAAActtccatttgaaaaaaatgcaatggttTTGTTCaggttctttttttcctccagtgtAAAGTGTAAAGCATTTCgttaccctttaaaaaaaatcgtccATTGACtattagtcatttaaaaaaacattgtgtgaATACTTTCGCTATTGGgactcctttttaaaaaaaattagttttgggccatttcctgCTCACTCTTGATTTGGGCTCTTTTCCTGTTCATTTCGGAGACCCCCCCAAAAGTcccaaagtttttttccccgtttaaACGTAGCATTTGAATCGATGAAGTGCCACCCCAAAACGAACCAAGAAACCAAATTAAAAGCACAAAGTG is drawn from Stigmatopora argus isolate UIUO_Sarg chromosome 20, RoL_Sarg_1.0, whole genome shotgun sequence and contains these coding sequences:
- the LOC144065640 gene encoding mitochondrial fission 1 protein-like codes for the protein MAAVLSDVVAPEDLLKFEKKYNNELAKGAVSKETKFEYAWCLIRSKFTDDIKKGIALLEELVQKASKDDTRDYFFYLAVANYRLKEYEEALKYIRILLSTEPGNKQALELQALIDKALKKDGLVGMAIVGGIGLGVAGLAGLIGLAVAKRGPKF